The stretch of DNA GCACAGCAGCAACAGGAGGAGCAGACCGCGGCGGAGCCGCTCTCGTCACCGCTGACCGACGCGCCCCCGGTCGCCGACGACACCGTCGACGCGGTTCATCCGGGCGGCGCCGTCGCGCAGAGCGCGAGTGCCACCGTCTTCAGCGAGGCGCCCGATGAGGCGGACACGGCGGCCGACGTCCCCGTCGAGGAGTTCGAGGAGGAGCGGACGGCAGAGGCCGTCGAGGCCGAGCCGTCCCGGGGCTCGGCTCTGTCTCGGCTGCGCCGCAGGCGCAGTCGATAGCGGGCGAAGACCTCCGCTACCGCGCGCACGCGCGGAGCCACGCGCTCCAGCAGGCGTCGCCGAGGCGTCGTTCGTCCGGGCCGAACGCCGACAGGGGCGTTTCCACGAGAGCGGCGCGCGGGGCGGCGTCGACCCAGGCGCGTCCGACACTCGCCGGGTGCAGCGGATCGTCGGGCGCCACGGCCACGCCGAGCGGCACCCGCAGCCCGGCGATGTCGGCGAGCGTCGGTGCGGTGAACGTCGACGCGGCTCGCAGTTGGTCGACCAGACCGCGCCCGTGCAGTGACCGCCACGATCGGCTCAGTTCGGCGCCGAGCCAGTCCGGGCTGGTCGCCACCATGGCGTCGATCGTCGCGTCGAGTCCGTCGCGGTCCAGGCCGTCGGCGGTGAGCCGGGCCGACGCGGCGGCGATCGAACCGTCCGGGGCGCCCGACCACGGCGGGAGTGCGGCCAGGACGCCGTCGCAGTGGTCGGCGTTGCGCTCGTCGAGCGCCCAGCGCAGGGCAACCGCGGCACCGATCGACACGCCGCCGACGACGACGCGCTCACCGCGCGCGACGTGGGCGTCGATCCGCGACAGATAGTCCGGGACGAGGTCGGCGGTCGGTTCCAGACAGGTCGGTTCGAGGCCTGCGGCGCGCGCCGCGGGGCCGAAGACCCGGGCGACGAAGTCGGCGTCCGACCCTGTGCCGGGCATCACGATCACGGTGGTCATACGACCATGGTGCACGCGGGGTAGGCTGAGGACGAAAGCGATTCACTACTGGATGCCCGGAGGATGTCCGATGGCGAACACGGGTCTGCTCAAGCGGCTGGGCAAGATGCTCACCGAGGACCTCGAGAACGTCGAGGAGGAGCGCGTACAGCGCGAGTCCGAGGCGGCCAACGTCGAACGCGCGACCGGCGCCCAGTGCGCGCGGGACTGCAGCCGCGGCGACGAGGCCGTCATGATCGGTGAACTCCGGTCGGTCGAGACGTGTTCGCGCAACACGCACTCGGGTGTCCGCGCCGAGTTCTTCGACGGTACCGACACCGTCCTGCTCAAGTGGATGGGGCGCAACCGCATCCCGGGCATCGAACCCGGCCGTCGCCTCACAGTCCGCGGACGGGTGGCCAATGCGGACGGCATGAAGGTCGTCTACAACCCCGAATACGAGTTGCACGCGGACGAATAGCGCGCACGGGAAGGGCGGTTCCTCCGAGGAGGAACCGCCCTTCTGTCGTGGGTGCCGGGCGTCAGGTGGTGCTCAAGATCAGACTGGTGCCGAGTGTGATCAGCGCGGCGACCTTGACGATCTCGAAGCCGACGTACCAGAGATGGGCCGTGCTCCGCTGCTCCGGGACTTTGTCCGGGTCGGCCAGCACCTTGTCGGTGCGCCGCGAGAGGATCGGTCGGATCGTGACGATCTGGACGATCAATGCGGACACCGCCACTCCCACGGCGACGATCGCGGTGCCGGGCCAGCCGTCGCCGACGATCACGGCCACCACGACGGCGACCGCTCCGACGGCCTCCACCGAGTTCAACGCGCGGAACACGAGGCGACCGATGCCCAGGCCGAGCGGAATCGTGATGCCCGGCCCCTGGAACTTCAGCGGCGCCTCGATGAACGAGATGGCGGTGACCATGCCCAACCAGATGAAGGTGAGCGCCAGGACCAGGGCGAACGTCGCTGTCATCGAACTCCTCCGAAGGTCTCGAACTGGATGCGCTCGGCCGGGACCTCCTTGTCGACGAGCGCGTCACGGACCGACGACATGAAGCCCGCGGGTCCGCAGACGAGCGCGGTGGCCGCCGGGTCCACCGGTACGTCGGCGAGATCGATGTAGCCGATGCGCGTGGTGGGCTCGGCGCCGTCGACACCGTGCTCATACCACTGGTACAGGGTAGCGCCCGGCAACTGGGCGACGAGTTCGCCGAGTTCGCCGCGGTGCGGCTGGCGGGCGCGCGATCGGTCGGCGTGCATCACCTGGACGGGGCGGGTGTCGCCGGTGGCGACGAGGTGGTGCAGCACGCCGATCATCGGGGTGCAGCCGATGCCCGCCGACGCCAGGAGCAGCGGGCCGTCGTCCTCGGGGAGCGTCAGGTCGCCGTACGGGGTGCTCACGCGGAGTCCGTCGCCGTCGAAGGCGTGCTCGTGGAGCCAGGTCGACACCTCGCCGTCGAGCTTGACCGAGAAGCGCCACGTCGGGTCGCCGACCCTGCCGGTGAGGCTGTACTGGCGGATCTGGTCGGCGCCGTCGGCGAGCGGGACCTGGACCGAGATGTACTGGCCGGGGACGAATCCGGGCAGCGCAGACCCGTCGGTCGTGGCGACGGTGTACGACACGGCGTCGGGGGAGACCTGGTCGCGTTCGGTGATCGTGACGGTGCGCCAGACCTGACCGGGCTCGACTCCCGCGGCCGCGTACAGCTCGTTCTCACGGCCGATCAACACGTGCGCCATCTCCCAGTACAGCTCGTCCCATGCGGCGGCCACCTCGGGTGTCACCGCGTCGCCGAGCACCGCGACGATCGCGGCGAACAGATGCTTGTGCACGATCGGGTACTGATCGGCGACGATGCCCAGGGATGCGTGCTTGTTCGCGATCCGCTCGATGATCTCGCGCTGGGTCGCGGTGTCGTAGTCGAGCTGCAGCGTGGCGAACGCGGCGATCGAGCCGGCCAGCACCGAGGCCTGGGACCCGCTCTTCTGGTTGGTGCGGTTGAACAGGTCGTTCAGCAGTTCGGGGTGCTCGGCGAACATCCGGGGATAGAAGTCGCCGGTGATCTCCTCGATGTGTTCGGCGACGAGAGGGAGAGTCGCTTCGAGTATGACGCGGGTGTCGTTCGAGATCATGTCGACCAATTCCTAGAGTTCAGACGGGGCCGGGGGTTCCAGCGGCGGCGCATCACCGCCTGAATCGATCTGAACACGCGGGGCAGTCGGCCTACTACGCAACGTGGTAGAGGTCTCCTTGCATAACGCAAGGTCGGGACATACGGCGCGAAGACACCGGGCACAAAGGCCCAAGCCGGCCCGTCACACCGGCAGGCGCATCGCCTCGTGCAGCGGGGCCTCGGCCTCCTCCGGTGCGATGAAGACCAGTTCGTCGCCGCCTTCGAGGGCGTCGTCGGCCTCCGGCACGATGACCCGCTTGCCGCGGATGATGGCCACCAGGGCCACGTCGCGCGGCAGTTGCAGGCGACGCACCGCCTTGCCGGCCAGCGGAGTGTCGTCGGGCAGTGTCAGTTCGACGAGATTGGCCTGTCCCTGCCGGAAGGTCATCAGCCGGACCAGATCGCCGATCGAGACGGCCTCCTCGACGAGCGAGGCCAGCATTCGCGGCGTCGACACGGCGACGTCGACGCCCCAGTCGTCGTTGAACAGCCACTCGTTGCGCGGATCGTTGACGCGCGCGACCACCCGGCTCACCGCGAACTCGGTGGTCGCCAGCAGACTGACCACGAGGTTCGCCTTGTCGTCGCCGGTCGCCGCGACCATCACGTCGAAGGTCTGCAGCCCGGCGCGCTCGAGGTCCTCCAGCTCGCAGGCGTCCGCGTGGATCCAGGTCGCACCGTCGACCGACGTCGGGACGATGTGGTCGGGATCCCTCTCGAACAGCGTGACGTCGTGCTCGCTGAGCAGCAGTTCCCGGGCGATCGCGCGCCCCACTGCACCCGCCCCTGCGATGGCTACCTTCATGACCGGACCGACCTCATTCCTGGTACTCGGCGGCGGCGACGGCCCGCGCGTTGTCGACGTTCGACGAGATCGTCGCCACGTACAGTTCGTCGTCCTGCTGGATCACCGTGCGCTGTTCGGGCAGGATCGGCCGACCGAGCCGGTGCAGGAACGCGATGCGGGCGCCGGTCCGGTCCTGGAAGCGTTGTGCGTCCACGCCGACCCACGACTCGTGGACCTCGATCACGGCCATCACCAGCGATCCCGACGGATCGTGCCAGACCGGAGTCGTGGAGGTCTCGCCGAGCGCGGCGACGAAGCGCTCGGTGGTCCACGGCACCGTCGCGACGGTCGGGATGCCGAGCCGCTCGAACACGGCGGCGCGTTTGGCGTCGTAGATGCGGGCGACCACACGGTCGACGCCGAAGGTCTCCCGGGCCACCCGGGCCGAGATGATGTTGGAGTTGTCGCCGGAGGACACCGCGGCGAACGAGTCGCAGTCGGAGACGCCCGCTTCGGTCAGCACATCCCGGTCGAAACCGACACCGGTCACGGTTCGGCCGGTGAATCCGTCGCCCAGACGCCGGAACGCGTCCGGGTTGCGGTCGATGACGACCACCTCGTGTCCTCGGTCCGACATGGCCATGGCCAGGGCGGATCCGACTCGGCCGCAGCCCATGATGATCACTCGCACGCTGGGAGACGTTACTTCCCGGCGCGCCAAAACGCACCCTGGTGGTACGCGGAACGAGATGCGCCTAGTGTTGCTCCGTGTCCACGATGTCGAAGGTGTCGGTCGGCGCGAAGCGTCTCCTGCTCGGCCGCCCGTTCCGCAGTGACCGCCTAGGTCACACCCTCCTGCCCAAACGCATAGCCCTGCCGGTTTTCGCCTCCGATGCGATGTCGTCGGTGGCGTATGCGCCGCAGGAGATCTTCCTGGTCCTCTCGGTCGCCGGGATCAGCGCGTTCGCCTTCGCCCCGTGGGTGGCCCTCGCCGTCGCCGTCGTGATGGCGGTCGTCGTCGCGAGCTACCGGCAGAACGTCCACGCGTATCCGTCGGGCGGCGGCGACTACGAGGTCGCGACGGTGAACCTCGGACCGAACGCGGGTCTGACGGTGGCGGCGGCGCTCCTGGTCGACTACGTCCTGACCGTCGCGGTGTCGGTCACCTCGGCCGCCGAGAACATCGGCTCGGCGATCCCGTTCGTCCACCAGCACAAGGTGTGGTTCTGCGTCCTGGCGATCGCGTTGATCGCGGCCGTCAACCTGCGCGGCATCAAGGAGTCCGGCGCGGTCCTGGCGATCCCCACGTACGCGTTCATCGCCGGTATGGGCATCATGCTGGTCTGGGGCTTCGTGCAGATCTTCATCCTCGGCGACTCGGTGAAGGCCGAGACCAGCGACTTCCACGTCGTGGCCGAGAACAACGAACTCGTCGGCCTCGCGATGGTGTTCCTCGTCGCCCGCTCGTTCTCGTCGGGCTGTGCCGCACTCACCGGAGTCGAGGCCATCAGCAACGGCGTTCCGGCGTTCCAGAAGCCGAAGTCGCGCAACGCCGCGTCGACCCTGCTGATGCTGGGCGGGATCTCGATCCTGATGCTCGTCGGCATCGTCATGCTGGCGCAGGAGATCGGCGCCAAGTACGTGATGAATCCGGCGAAGGACCTGGCGGGCGCACCGGGCGGCTACCAGCAGAAGTCGATCATCGCCCAGCTCGCCGAGGCGGTCTTCCGCGGATTCCCGCCCGGCTTCTACATCCTCGCCGTCGTCACCGCGCTGGTCCTGATGCTCGCCGCGAACACCGCGTTCAACGGCTTCCCGGTCCTCGGCTCGGTGCTGGCCCAGGACCGCTACCTGCCGCGTCAGCTGCACACGCGCGGCGACCGTCTCGCCTTCTCCAACGGCATCGTGTTCCTCGCACTCGTCGCCATCGCGTTGGTGGTCGGCTTCGGCGCCGAGGTGACCTCGCTCATCCAGCTCTACATCGTCGGCGTGTTCGTCTCGTTCACGCTCAGCCAGACCGGCATGGTCCGACACTGGACGCGGCA from Gordonia humi encodes:
- a CDS encoding NAD-binding protein; amino-acid sequence: MRVIIMGCGRVGSALAMAMSDRGHEVVVIDRNPDAFRRLGDGFTGRTVTGVGFDRDVLTEAGVSDCDSFAAVSSGDNSNIISARVARETFGVDRVVARIYDAKRAAVFERLGIPTVATVPWTTERFVAALGETSTTPVWHDPSGSLVMAVIEVHESWVGVDAQRFQDRTGARIAFLHRLGRPILPEQRTVIQQDDELYVATISSNVDNARAVAAAEYQE
- a CDS encoding globin domain-containing protein → MISNDTRVILEATLPLVAEHIEEITGDFYPRMFAEHPELLNDLFNRTNQKSGSQASVLAGSIAAFATLQLDYDTATQREIIERIANKHASLGIVADQYPIVHKHLFAAIVAVLGDAVTPEVAAAWDELYWEMAHVLIGRENELYAAAGVEPGQVWRTVTITERDQVSPDAVSYTVATTDGSALPGFVPGQYISVQVPLADGADQIRQYSLTGRVGDPTWRFSVKLDGEVSTWLHEHAFDGDGLRVSTPYGDLTLPEDDGPLLLASAGIGCTPMIGVLHHLVATGDTRPVQVMHADRSRARQPHRGELGELVAQLPGATLYQWYEHGVDGAEPTTRIGYIDLADVPVDPAATALVCGPAGFMSSVRDALVDKEVPAERIQFETFGGVR
- a CDS encoding potassium channel family protein is translated as MKVAIAGAGAVGRAIARELLLSEHDVTLFERDPDHIVPTSVDGATWIHADACELEDLERAGLQTFDVMVAATGDDKANLVVSLLATTEFAVSRVVARVNDPRNEWLFNDDWGVDVAVSTPRMLASLVEEAVSIGDLVRLMTFRQGQANLVELTLPDDTPLAGKAVRRLQLPRDVALVAIIRGKRVIVPEADDALEGGDELVFIAPEEAEAPLHEAMRLPV
- a CDS encoding amino acid permease, producing MSTMSKVSVGAKRLLLGRPFRSDRLGHTLLPKRIALPVFASDAMSSVAYAPQEIFLVLSVAGISAFAFAPWVALAVAVVMAVVVASYRQNVHAYPSGGGDYEVATVNLGPNAGLTVAAALLVDYVLTVAVSVTSAAENIGSAIPFVHQHKVWFCVLAIALIAAVNLRGIKESGAVLAIPTYAFIAGMGIMLVWGFVQIFILGDSVKAETSDFHVVAENNELVGLAMVFLVARSFSSGCAALTGVEAISNGVPAFQKPKSRNAASTLLMLGGISILMLVGIVMLAQEIGAKYVMNPAKDLAGAPGGYQQKSIIAQLAEAVFRGFPPGFYILAVVTALVLMLAANTAFNGFPVLGSVLAQDRYLPRQLHTRGDRLAFSNGIVFLALVAIALVVGFGAEVTSLIQLYIVGVFVSFTLSQTGMVRHWTRHLKTETDPDARIRMIRSRIINAIGMVMTATVLVIVLITKFRAGAWMAILGMVLLFVLMKLIHRHYSSVERELENADDGDEVLPSRTHSIVLVSSLHLPTRRALRYARATRPDVLEAVTVNVDDRNTRKLVSEWEASDITMPLKVVASPYREITRPIISYVRRLRRESPRDVITVFIPEYVVGHWWEQILHNQSALRLKTRLLFEPGVMVTSVPWQLTSSENRGKRMQTQYVAPGDVRRGFTSEDRKQ
- a CDS encoding OB-fold nucleic acid binding domain-containing protein, with protein sequence MANTGLLKRLGKMLTEDLENVEEERVQRESEAANVERATGAQCARDCSRGDEAVMIGELRSVETCSRNTHSGVRAEFFDGTDTVLLKWMGRNRIPGIEPGRRLTVRGRVANADGMKVVYNPEYELHADE
- a CDS encoding alpha/beta fold hydrolase, producing the protein MTTVIVMPGTGSDADFVARVFGPAARAAGLEPTCLEPTADLVPDYLSRIDAHVARGERVVVGGVSIGAAVALRWALDERNADHCDGVLAALPPWSGAPDGSIAAASARLTADGLDRDGLDATIDAMVATSPDWLGAELSRSWRSLHGRGLVDQLRAASTFTAPTLADIAGLRVPLGVAVAPDDPLHPASVGRAWVDAAPRAALVETPLSAFGPDERRLGDACWSAWLRACAR